A region from the Silene latifolia isolate original U9 population chromosome 7, ASM4854445v1, whole genome shotgun sequence genome encodes:
- the LOC141593071 gene encoding protein DETOXIFICATION 40-like, which translates to MFELGWGLLGASLVLSFSWWIIVVAQFVYIVCNSRFKYTWTGFSLSAFSGLWVFLKLSTSSAVMLCLETWYFQILVLIAGLFENAQLALDSLSVSMSISGWVFMISLGFNAAASVRVSNELGARHPKSASFSVVAVTAMSSIIALICAILVIIFRYQLSYIFTGGTEVSNAVAELSPYLAISILLNGVQPVLSGVAVGCGWQTFVAYVNVGCYYVVGIPLGVLLGFYFNLGVKGLWGGMIGGTIMQTLILLWVTYRTDWEKEVEKAVQRLNTWDAKKVPLLE; encoded by the exons ATGTTCGAGTTGGGTTGGGGTTTGCTTGGAGCTTCATTGGTACTTAGTTTCTCTTGGTGGATAATTGTGGTGGCTCAATTTGTATATATAGTGTGTAATAGTCGGTTTAAGTATACTTGGACCGGGTTTAGTTTATCCGCTTTTAGTGGGCTTTGGGTTTTTCTCAAGTTATCCACTTCGTCGGCTGTGATGCTCTGCTTGGAGACTTGGTATTTCCAAATTTTGGTGTTGATTGCTGGATTGTTTGAGAATGCTCAGCTTGCTTTGGACTCCCTCTCTGTAAG CATGTCAATATCAGGATGGGTGTTCATGATCTCACTGGGATTCAATGCAGCTGCAAG TGTGAGGGTGAGTAATGAGCTTGGAGCAAGGCATCCAAAGTCAGCATCATTTTCAGTAGTGGCAGTGACGGCAATGTCGTCCATCATCGCGCTAATATGCGCTATCCTTGTAATCATTTTCCGGTATCAACTCAGTTATATCTTCACTGGTGGAACTGAAGTTTCCAATGCTGTTGCTGAACTGTCTCCTTACCTAGCCATCTCCATTTTACTGAATGGTGTTCAACCTGTTTTATCAG GTGTGGCAGTTGGATGTGGATGGCAAACATTTGTTGCATATGTAAATGTTGGATGCTATTATGTGGTTGGGATACCTCTTGGTGTGCTCCTTGGTTTTTACTTTAATCTCGGAGTCAAG GGATTATGGGGAGGAATGATTGGAGGTACAATAATGCAAACTTTGATCTTATTATGGGTCACCTACAGGACAGACTGGGAAAAGGAG GTAGAGAAGGCCGTACAACGGCTAAATACATGGGACGCGAAGAAAGTGCCTCTTCTCGAGTAA
- the LOC141593070 gene encoding protein DETOXIFICATION 40-like: MSPRGKDYDEHLLPSPSQQPPPQSGEDVSSALEETLSNHNLATVQRWWLATTLEMKYLIPLAGPAIVVYLLNNVVSVSTQIFCGHLGNLELAAASLGNTGIQVLAYGLMLGMGSAVETLCGQAYGANKYEMLGIYMQRSTILLTVTGIPLTIVYIFSKDILLILGEPEDIASMAKIFILGLIPQIFAYACNFPIQKFLQAQSIVFPSAYISVAALVFHIFASWFVMFKLGWGLLGAALVLSFSWWIIVVAQFVYIVCNSRFKYTWTGFSSSAFSGLWAFLKLSTSSAVMLCLETWYFQILVLIAGLFENAQLALDSLSVSMSISGWVFMISLGFNAAASVRVSNELGARHPKSASFSVVAVTAMSSIIALICAILVIIFRYQLSYIFTGGTEVSNAVAELSPYLAISILLNGIQPVLSGVAVGCGWQTFVAYVNVGCYYVVGIPLGVLLGFYFNLGVKGLWGGMLGGTIMQTLILLWVTYRTDWEKEVEKAVQRLNTWDAKKVPLLE; encoded by the exons ATGAGTCCTAGAGGGAAAGACTATGATGAACACCTTCTACCATCACCATCACAGCAACCACCACCTCAAAGCGGCGAGGATGTAAGCTCAGCCCTCGAAGAAACCTTGTCGAACCATAACTTAGCCACGGTCCAACGATGGTGGCTAGCAACAACGCTCGAAATGAAATACTTAATCCCATTAGCAGGACCAGCCATAGTAGTGTACTTGCTTAACAACGTCGTATCGGTTTCGACACAAATATTTTGTGGACATCTTGGTAATCTTGAGCTTGCTGCTGCTTCTCTTGGTAACACTGGCATCCAAGTCTTAGCTTATGGCCTCATG CTCGGAATGGGAAGTGCAGTAGAAACGTTATGTGGACAAGCATACGGGGCAAACAAATACGAGATGCTCGGAATTTACATGCAAAGATCGACGATCCTCCTAACCGTCACCGGAATACCTCTAACAATAGTCTACATATTCTCAAAGGACATCCTCTTAATACTAGGTGAGCCAGAGGACATAGCCTCAATGGCCAAAATTTTCATACTTGGGCTAATCCCACAAATATTCGCCTACGCTTGTAATTTCCCAATCCAAAAATTCCTCCAAGCCCAATCCATTGTCTTCCCTAGCGCGTATATCTCAGTCGCGGCCCTAGTGTTTCACATTTTCGCGTCGTGGTTCGTCATGTTCAAGTTGGGTTGGGGTTTGCTTGGAGCTGCATTGGTACTTAGTTTCTCTTGGTGGATAATTGTGGTGGCTCAATTTGTATATATAGTGTGTAATAGTCGGTTTAAGTATACTTGGACCGGGTTCAGTTCATCCGCTTTTAGTGGGCTTTGGGCTTTTCTCAAGTTATCCACTTCGTCGGCCGTGATGCTCTGCTTGGAGACTTGGTATTTCCAAATTTTGGTGTTGATTGCTGGATTGTTTGAGAATGCTCAGCTTGCTTTGGACTCCCTCTCTGTAAG CATGTCAATATCAGGATGGGTGTTCATGATCTCACTGGGATTCAATGCAGCTGCAAG TGTAAGGGTGAGCAATGAGCTGGGAGCAAGGCATCCAAAGTCAGCATCATTTTCAGTAGTGGCAGTAACAGCAATGTCGTCCATCATCGCGCTAATATGCGCTATCCTTGTAATCATTTTCCGGTATCAACTCAGTTATATCTTCACTGGTGGAACTGAAGTTTCCAATGCAGTTGCTGAACTGTCACCTTACCTAGCCATCTCCATTTTACTCAATGGTATTCAACCTGTTTTATCAG GTGTGGCAGTTGGCTGTGGATGGCAAACATTTGTTGCTTATGTAAATGTTGGATGCTATTATGTGGTTGGGATACCTCTTGGTGTGCTCCTTGGTTTTTACTTTAATCTCGGAGTCAAG GGATTATGGGGTGGAATGCTTGGAGGTACAATAATGCAAACTTTGATCTTATTATGGGTCACCTACAGAACAGACTGGGAAAAGGAG GTAGAGAAGGCCGTACAACGACTAAATACATGGGACGCGAAGAAAGTGCCTCTTCTCGAGTAA